The DNA window CAACATGCAAGTTAGCAATATACAAGTAAAAGTTGCGCGTGGCATGTATTTTGCTGACCAAATAGGAAAGACAGTGCACTAAGACGTAGCCATACTCGACTAAAGTAGTCAATACTAATATAGTCTTCTATAGTAAGTGTAAAAGACTTCTCATCCAATGGTCTAGGTCTCAGTTTTGCCTTCCAACTTGTCTTCTTTGTCTCGATCACCACTCCGAGCAGTAGCATTCACTAAATAATGAGGTAACAAAACAAAACTGATAATTGTTATGGTTGTTCTCATAGAGCTGTagcattttatttattaattattataagcTTAAATTTTAATACTTTGGTTACTTTGGAAACATGTCAAGTATGTTTACCAAATCCAGCGCAAGAAATCTAATTCTATCTCACGATGAAATGAGATGAAGGTTTTTAATTCTTAATTTGCTTATGGTCACGGTGAAAAAAAATTGCTTATTAGCAACATTATTTTTGAAGAAGATACTTTTACAGTGACAACACAGGCATAACTATCTACCTAAATTTGCAAACACAAAGCAGCACGAACTTGGAAAAATAttcaaccaaaagaaaaaaaaaatactaactgGTCTAACAGTGTCTCGTAGCTGCACAAGTTCCACAATCCGATTGGTGGAAAGGCGTAAAGGCAACCTAGAGAGTGTTTCATTTCGGGATATTTGTGCAAGTTGCTCTTCCTCCTTCTTGTTGTCCCAGAAAAATAACGCCACAAGAACAATGATACCTGTAGATAGCTGATTCAAGAACTTAGTCATTTTAAAAAGCCAGTTACAAACTATTAGCTTGATGGTCACACCAAGAAAGTAAACGAGATTACAtgaaatgacatatatatatatataacacatctCACAATTTACCTCCAATATTTATGCCAGCATTGCCAACAGTTTCCCAAATATCAGGAGCACCATCACCTCCTTTAATAGCACGAAATAGCCTGGGTACAGTGAATAACAGCGAGATTCCAGCAGCTGCAGAGAATGCCACATAAAAAAATCTCCTAACTCCACGAAATGGGGCCTGGACTTCACTGATAAGTTTGAGATCTCTTCGGAAACTGTAGCCTATATCTTCTCCACCCAGCCTGGCCTGGAAAGATAATAAATACTTATGAGCAATACCAACTCTTAGTAATTTGAGCTTCATGTGAATGAATAATTTCATTTGATTCCATAATCATAGCACTTGGATATCTTGGTGGGGATTGGGAAAGAGGAGTGTCTGGAAGAAAACTTAAGCAACATACCTCTTCTTGCAATTCCTTGAACTCAGGTGATGCTCTAAGGGAGGCCAGATCAGGATCATTGAGAATTGTACCGAACTTAAGGTTGTAGTCTCTCAAAGCAGTACGGAGACACTCAGCAGCTTTCTTTGCTTCCCCTCTTCctcaataaaaacaaaacaaataaaaagaaaaaaaggattcTTACTAAGAACAGCCCCATTTGGTACTAAATCATTACTTGAAATTGATGCAGAAGAgtattataacaaaaacatagaTGAGGCCTGATTCTCAGAACTTTCGGATTTCATATAACAGGAATCCAGGGACTTAGGCAGACAGATGGAGGTGTGATTATGAATACTATACATAAGCTATATACTTTACAGATGCATCTGAAGGGAGTTATATTTCAGAATTCACCTATTCCCTAAAGTAAACGAGAATTTCTGGAATCATGCAtggtaatttgaaataataactactaaaagaaaaaggaaaaaggatcAGAAATCCTTACTGGTAGGCATGACAGCAGGCTTTGTTATAGAGAGCAGCTTGGGCTTCCACAGGGTTTGGGTCTAAACTAAGTGCCGTTTCAAACTGGACTAAAGCATCTTTAACCTGAAATATCCATTTGACATATGAAGCActttttacaaaaaatattatttgaatttccAAATAAAAGTATGGTTTGTAAAGACAAGTATTTAAAGCAATGCAGAACAATGAACTATCTAAGAATCTGAACTTCTGAAGAAAGTGATCAataaattcatgaattcaaaAGAGTATTTTAGAGGATCGTTCTATGGAAACCAATCAATCCAGAACTCAATCTAAATTTTCCTAGATACAGTTTGCTGTTCATTGAGCTAGGACGAATTTGCGTGTCATCAAACCAGCATGATTTCGCTCTTTAAATTATGCACTATAATGTGAGTCAAGCTACTGTAGGAATAGCAAAATGCTCAGCAATTTAATACTTAGACAATAAAATTAAGCTCTTTAACATACCAAGcagccaaaagaaaaaaagaatgaaaagaaatggAGCAACCTTTAAACAAGATATCATGCAATCTTGTTCAAGTAGAAACCTGTCCTACATATCAGACCATGAGAGAAACATTCAAACTAAATCACTGTCGTGTACTATCCAAGGGAACCATTTAAGAAACAACGGAAAAGAAAACCCATTTgctagaagaaaagaaaaacttttgGCTCTAATTCTATGAAAAAATCACCAAGATTGAAGACATCAACACCATAGAACCCTAAAAATACTGCAAAAACAAGAAGAGATCAATGCGTACGCGTCCTTTGGAGAAGAGGGACAGACCCAGGTTGACACAAGACTCAGCAGTCTGGACATTGGCCTCTGGGGACTGGGAAGTTGGAGAGGAAGAGCAAGAAACTATAAAGATATGAGGCTTCTTTTGAGAATTCAAAAGGGTTGTTTTTTGCGGGAACCATGGCCTTGATTTTGCTCTTATCTTTGGGTATGAAAAGCAAAGGAGTTGCTGGTTCAGTGCCAGAGCAGCCACAGCCATTCAGATTTCGCGACCAAACTAAACAGTTTTATCTCAACTGTATTTTATTAAAGTCTTTTTTAAATACTCCACACATACTCTAGGCGCTGCTGAC is part of the Gossypium hirsutum isolate 1008001.06 chromosome D11, Gossypium_hirsutum_v2.1, whole genome shotgun sequence genome and encodes:
- the LOC121223746 gene encoding protein LOW PSII ACCUMULATION 1, chloroplastic isoform X2: MISCLKVKDALVQFETALSLDPNPVEAQAALYNKACCHAYQGEAKKAAECLRTALRDYNLKFGTILNDPDLASLRASPEFKELQEEARLGGEDIGYSFRRDLKLISEVQAPFRGVRRFFYVAFSAAAGISLLFTVPRLFRAIKGGDGAPDIWETVGNAGINIGGIIVLVALFFWDNKKEEEQLAQISRNETLSRLPLRLSTNRIVELVQLRDTVRPVILAGKKESVSSALQKAERFRTELLRRGVLLVPVIWGEGRTPQVEKKGFGVSKKAATALPSIGEDFEKRAQSITAKSKLKAEIRFKAEVISLEEWERWIRDQQESEGVTPGEDVYIILRLDGRVRRSGKGMPDWSQIVQELPPMEALLSKLER
- the LOC121223746 gene encoding protein LOW PSII ACCUMULATION 1, chloroplastic isoform X1, with protein sequence MAVAALALNQQLLCFSYPKIRAKSRPWFPQKTTLLNSQKKPHIFIVSCSSSPTSQSPEANVQTAESCVNLGLSLFSKGRVKDALVQFETALSLDPNPVEAQAALYNKACCHAYQGEAKKAAECLRTALRDYNLKFGTILNDPDLASLRASPEFKELQEEARLGGEDIGYSFRRDLKLISEVQAPFRGVRRFFYVAFSAAAGISLLFTVPRLFRAIKGGDGAPDIWETVGNAGINIGGIIVLVALFFWDNKKEEEQLAQISRNETLSRLPLRLSTNRIVELVQLRDTVRPVILAGKKESVSSALQKAERFRTELLRRGVLLVPVIWGEGRTPQVEKKGFGVSKKAATALPSIGEDFEKRAQSITAKSKLKAEIRFKAEVISLEEWERWIRDQQESEGVTPGEDVYIILRLDGRVRRSGKGMPDWSQIVQELPPMEALLSKLER